Proteins encoded by one window of Candidatus Thermoplasmatota archaeon:
- a CDS encoding ABC transporter substrate-binding protein: MSRRFVIAVFALFLAFTWSLVQDVPQATAEDEPLGGLYGGDFVVAVPQDAVFTLDPTGDPDETSEHIIDLLYDPLARIHPDTLLPIPWVASSWIVDEANETVLVTMRDDVTWHDGTPVSADDVIYTYTVDYSVTKVSDAQVFFNLSASDDDGKFLSIGLTRPLIKSGDVERVEGCGPFALVSQGSDEVVVEAYDGYFDGRPYLDSVTFQKYERFSHETDETADDIITGGLGLIGWPLSIVESSVLLNVSNSTIINAASVVLNPSLTFLYAGINTQRFPLNETVIRKAIAMVSDKDLCLTLEKNTIIADSVINPANSFWLNTSVPRYRVKNKVEGGASKADLDAVKVMLDESGYTDQDSDGFRELPNGSDFSFEIVYPSVDIDIAKDGITSKLLDRLQTIGLDARGRPMGEWSELESEIHSGNFDVFIHVLDARRDPSFMRELLHSASPNNYVGYQNSALDGILEDADAEISMTVRQSLVRDAQGWIAEDNPLIPLLHYEVQEAVNKTKYTGWVNMVEGVYNFWSFRSLHLAQSDPPRVSVIILADQISSGETLNVRVEVRHPETFESMEGVYINVTESLDPDMSYAEYTDSNGSFEFVWTAPALTEPDTAVFSARAIMPGFPEGTAEGEITVYPGARTLRVDMSINPKSMPSGDAATVTITVRDVQTLALVEGAEVSLWIKPEGLEGSLGSTSGTTDANGAFQTTFMASVTVDTTFLIIGEVSKTGYSDGGAQTAVLVDRSGGTAPPMPGLDAVSIMLMLIAVTLGYAYVRRTRRN; encoded by the coding sequence ATGTCTCGAAGGTTTGTGATAGCTGTATTCGCTCTGTTCTTGGCCTTCACATGGAGTCTCGTGCAAGATGTCCCACAGGCAACTGCCGAGGACGAACCGCTCGGGGGACTATATGGAGGCGATTTCGTCGTTGCAGTACCGCAGGATGCGGTCTTCACTCTGGACCCCACCGGGGATCCGGACGAGACGAGCGAGCACATAATCGATCTGCTGTACGACCCTCTTGCTCGGATACATCCAGATACCCTTCTTCCGATTCCATGGGTGGCGTCGAGCTGGATTGTTGATGAGGCCAACGAGACCGTGCTTGTCACAATGAGAGACGATGTGACGTGGCACGATGGCACACCTGTGAGTGCTGATGATGTCATCTACACGTACACCGTCGATTATTCCGTGACCAAGGTGTCGGATGCGCAGGTCTTCTTCAACCTCTCTGCTAGCGATGATGATGGTAAGTTCTTGAGCATTGGTTTGACACGTCCCCTCATAAAGAGCGGTGATGTCGAGCGGGTCGAAGGGTGCGGGCCATTTGCGCTTGTCTCACAGGGCAGCGATGAGGTCGTCGTTGAGGCCTACGACGGGTACTTCGATGGTAGACCCTATCTGGACTCCGTGACCTTTCAGAAGTACGAACGGTTTAGTCATGAGACTGATGAAACGGCAGACGACATAATCACAGGAGGACTCGGCCTGATCGGATGGCCCCTGAGCATTGTTGAGAGCTCCGTCCTACTGAACGTGTCGAACTCCACGATAATCAACGCGGCATCTGTTGTCCTGAACCCTTCGTTGACGTTTCTCTACGCGGGAATCAACACGCAGAGATTTCCGCTCAATGAGACTGTCATAAGGAAAGCAATAGCAATGGTCTCTGACAAAGACCTCTGCCTGACACTGGAAAAGAACACTATCATCGCTGACTCGGTCATAAACCCAGCAAACTCATTCTGGCTGAACACCAGCGTCCCCAGGTATAGAGTCAAGAACAAGGTAGAGGGCGGAGCGAGTAAGGCGGACCTCGACGCTGTGAAGGTAATGCTGGACGAGTCTGGATACACGGACCAAGACTCTGATGGTTTTCGAGAATTGCCTAACGGATCGGATTTCAGTTTCGAGATCGTTTATCCTTCGGTGGATATCGATATCGCGAAGGATGGAATAACCAGCAAACTTCTGGATAGGCTCCAGACGATAGGACTTGACGCAAGAGGCAGGCCGATGGGTGAATGGTCGGAACTTGAATCTGAGATTCACTCTGGCAACTTCGATGTCTTCATACATGTTCTCGACGCAAGAAGAGACCCAAGCTTCATGAGAGAACTCCTGCACTCAGCCAGCCCAAACAACTACGTGGGATATCAGAACTCCGCTCTCGATGGGATTCTTGAAGACGCTGATGCTGAGATAAGCATGACTGTCAGACAGAGCCTGGTGAGGGATGCCCAGGGGTGGATCGCAGAGGACAACCCTCTGATTCCACTACTCCACTACGAGGTCCAGGAGGCAGTGAACAAGACGAAGTATACGGGCTGGGTGAACATGGTTGAGGGCGTGTACAACTTCTGGTCCTTCAGGAGTCTCCACCTCGCGCAGAGTGATCCTCCACGCGTATCAGTAATAATCCTCGCAGACCAGATCAGTTCCGGTGAGACTTTGAACGTGAGAGTCGAGGTGAGGCACCCAGAGACATTCGAGTCGATGGAAGGAGTCTACATTAACGTCACGGAATCGCTGGACCCCGACATGAGCTATGCAGAATACACTGATAGCAATGGTTCTTTCGAGTTCGTATGGACGGCCCCAGCCCTGACTGAGCCTGACACGGCAGTCTTCAGTGCTCGCGCGATCATGCCTGGTTTCCCCGAGGGCACGGCAGAGGGTGAGATCACGGTCTATCCAGGAGCTAGAACTCTTCGTGTTGACATGTCAATAAACCCCAAGAGCATGCCCTCTGGCGATGCCGCGACCGTCACCATTACGGTCAGAGACGTGCAGACGCTTGCGTTGGTTGAGGGTGCTGAGGTTAGTCTCTGGATAAAACCCGAAGGGCTTGAGGGAAGCCTGGGCAGCACCTCCGGGACGACTGATGCAAATGGAGCGTTCCAGACCACGTTCATGGCTTCAGTGACCGTTGACACGACCTTCTTGATTATCGGGGAGGTTTCGAAGACCGGGTATTCTGACGGAGGGGCTCAAACGGCCGTGTTGGTCGACAGGTCGGGAGGGACTGCCCCGCCCATGCCAGGACTCGATGCCGTTTCGATCATGCTGATGTTGATCGCTGTCACCCTTGGGTACGCCTACGTGAGAAGGACCAGAAGGAACTGA
- a CDS encoding adenosylhomocysteinase, producing MTEDVLLKGVRRFEWAKTHMGLLSEVRKRLKKERAFEGLKVSMALHVEAKTGVLAWTLSEAGADVRLASCNPLSTDDSVSMALREEYGLDVFAKKWETRNEYYSNLNSVLDLKPDFLIDDGGDLIFLTHTKRKELLRSVKGANEETTTGIIRLRAMAHSGELEFPVISVNDAHMKYLFDNRYGTGQSTLDGIMTSTNLLIAGKKFVVSGYGWCGRGIAMRAKGMGAHVVVTEVNPVRAVEAKLDGFEVMPMEEAVRSADFIVSATGCKDVFTGKHLDIVKDGCILANAGHFDNEISKEALSKASKKVEKVREFVERYDLTNGKSLYLLGEGRLINLVAGQGHPVEIMDMSFSIQALALEYLSKNHESLENEVYNIPKEIDEEVARIKLKTMGVKIDRLTASQEKYLTDWKEGT from the coding sequence ATGACTGAAGATGTTTTGCTCAAAGGTGTCAGAAGATTCGAATGGGCGAAGACCCACATGGGGCTGTTGAGTGAGGTCCGAAAGAGGTTGAAGAAGGAACGTGCGTTCGAGGGGCTCAAGGTCAGCATGGCTCTTCATGTGGAGGCCAAGACAGGGGTCCTGGCATGGACACTGAGCGAGGCCGGGGCCGATGTGAGACTGGCCTCCTGCAATCCTCTGTCCACGGACGATTCCGTCTCTATGGCCCTGAGAGAGGAGTATGGTCTGGACGTCTTCGCAAAGAAGTGGGAGACAAGGAACGAGTACTACAGCAACCTGAACTCCGTTCTCGACCTGAAACCGGACTTCCTCATAGATGATGGGGGAGATCTGATCTTCTTGACCCACACGAAGAGAAAGGAGCTGCTGCGGTCGGTGAAGGGTGCGAACGAGGAGACGACCACCGGAATAATCCGCCTCAGAGCAATGGCTCATTCCGGAGAACTTGAGTTCCCGGTCATCTCGGTGAACGACGCACACATGAAGTACCTCTTTGACAACAGGTACGGAACAGGCCAGTCGACCTTGGACGGGATAATGACGAGCACGAATCTTCTGATAGCGGGGAAGAAATTCGTGGTCTCGGGCTACGGATGGTGCGGCAGAGGCATAGCAATGAGAGCGAAGGGGATGGGAGCGCACGTCGTGGTGACCGAAGTCAATCCTGTGAGGGCGGTGGAGGCGAAGCTAGACGGCTTCGAAGTCATGCCCATGGAGGAAGCCGTCAGAAGCGCGGACTTCATCGTGAGCGCGACCGGGTGCAAGGACGTGTTCACGGGCAAGCACCTCGACATAGTCAAGGACGGATGCATCCTTGCGAATGCTGGGCACTTCGACAACGAGATATCGAAGGAGGCCCTCTCGAAGGCCTCCAAGAAGGTCGAGAAGGTCAGGGAGTTCGTGGAGAGATACGACCTAACGAACGGGAAGTCCCTGTACCTCCTTGGAGAGGGAAGACTGATCAACCTTGTGGCCGGCCAAGGCCACCCCGTCGAGATCATGGACATGAGCTTCTCCATCCAAGCCCTCGCCCTTGAGTACCTCTCCAAGAATCACGAGTCGCTTGAAAATGAGGTGTACAATATTCCGAAGGAAATCGATGAGGAGGTTGCCCGCATCAAGCTCAAGACCATGGGAGTGAAGATAGACAGACTGACGGCCTCTCAAGAGAAGTACCTGACTGACTGGAAAGAGGGCACTTGA